In the Hordeum vulgare subsp. vulgare chromosome 7H, MorexV3_pseudomolecules_assembly, whole genome shotgun sequence genome, one interval contains:
- the LOC123411605 gene encoding dolabradiene monooxygenase-like, protein MLTAATMECAARTSIYEASHWSVHGITKMEDIVYLFLALGSLLVVLLARRGRRSSVDGEVKLRLPPGPWTLPVIGSMHHIAGALPHRAMRDLARRHGWPVMLLRLGEVPTLVVSSREGAREVMKTHDAAFATRPLSSTVRVLTNGGRDIIFAPYGDHWRQMRKIAVTELLTARRVLSFRAIREEEVGAMLRSVASAAGNGDVIDMRARLSVLVADSTVRAVMGDRCKDRDVFIRELDRSIGLAGGFNPADLWPSSRLAVWASGAVRRAEECRDTVFGILDGIIAEHQQRMGTVEGDDEDLIDVLLRVQNDGSLQLPLDMDSIKAVIFDIFGAGSETSATTLEWIIAELVKNPKVMHRATTEVRRAFEAGGKVVEQQLGELVPYLHLVIRETFRLHTPLPLLLPRECREEPACKVLGYDVPRGTQVLVNVWALGRDERYWPDAPEEFRPERFEAKSAAAGVDFRGADFELLPFGAGRRMCPGMAFGLANVELALASLLLHFDWEAPGVADPAEFDMTEAFGITARRKAGLLLRPVLRVPVPGV, encoded by the exons ATGCTCACGGCGGCAACAATGGAGTGCGCCGCGCGTACGTCTATATATGAAGCCTCACACTGGTCCGTCCATGGCATCACGAAGATGGAGGACATCGTGTACCTCTTCCTGGCCCTCGGGTCGCTGCTCGTGGTGCTCCTCGCCAGGCGTGGCAGGCGCAGCTCCGTGGACGGCGAGGTCAAGCTGCGGCTGCCGCCGGGGCCGTGGACGCTGCCGGTGATCGGCAGCATGCACCACATCGCCGGGGCGCTCCCTCACCGTGCGATGCGCGACCTGGCGCGGCGGCACGGGTGGCCCGTCATGCTGCTCCGGCTCGGCGAGGTGCCCACGCTGGTGGTGTCGTCCCGGGAGGGCGCGCGCGAGGTGATGAAGACCCACGACGCGGCCTTCGCCACGCGCCCGCTGAGCTCCACCGTGCGCGTGCTCACCAACGGCGGCCGGGACATCATCTTCGCGCCCTACGGCGACCACTGGCGCCAGATGCGCAAGATCGCCGTCACCGAGCTCCTCACGGCGCGGCGCGTGCTGTCGTTCCGAgccatccgggaggaggaggtcggCGCCATGCTCCGCTCCGTCGCGTCGGCCGCCGGGAACGGGGACGTGATCGACATGCGCGCGCGGCTGTCGGTGCTCGTGGCGGACAGCACGGTGCGCGCCGTCATGGGCGACCGGTGCAAGGACCGCGACGTGTTCATCCGGGAGCTCGACCGTTCCATCGGCCTAGCCGGCGGGTTCAACCCGGCTGACCTGTGGCCGTCGTCACGGCTCGCCGTCTGGGCCAGCGGTGCCGTCCGACGCGCCGAGGAGTGCCGCGACACCGTGTTCGGGATCCTCGACGGCATCATCGCCGAGCACCAGCAGAGGATGGGCACCGTCGAAGGCGACGACGAGGACCTCATCGACGTGCTCCTGAGGGTACAGAACGACGGCAGCCTTCAGCTCCCTCTCGACATGGACTCCATCAAAGCCGTCATCTTC GACATCTTCGGCGCCGGCAGCGAGACGTCGGCGACGACGCTGGAGTGGATAATAGCGGAGCTGGTGAAGAACCCAAAGGTGATGCATCGGGCGACTACGGAGGTGCGGCGAGCCTTCGAGGCCGGCGGGAAGGTGGTCGAGCAACAGCTGGGCGAGCTCGTCCCGTACCTGCACCTCGTGATCCGGGAGACGTTCCGGCTGCACACGCCGCTGCCGCTGCTGCTCccgcgggagtgccgggaggagcCGGCGTGCAAGGTGCTCGGGTACGACGTGCCGCGGGGCACGCAGGTGCTGGTCAACGTCTGGGCGCTGGGCCGCGACGAGCGGTACTGGCCCGACGCGCCCGAGGAGTTCCGGCCGGAGAGGTTCGAGGCCaagtcggcggcggcgggggtggacTTCAGGGGCGCGGACTTCGAGCTCCTGCCGTTCGGCGCCGGCAGGAGGATGTGCCCCGGGATGGCGTTCGGGCTGGCCAACGTGGAGCTGGCGCTGGCGAGCCTGCTGCTGCACTTCGACTGGGAGGCGCCCGGCGTGGCTGACCCGGCCGAGTTCGACATGACGGAGGCGTTCGGCATCACCGCGCGGCGGAAGGCCGGCCTGCTGCTCCGCCCCGTCCTGCGCGTGCCCGTCCCCGGTGTCTAG